A window from Candidatus Alcyoniella australis encodes these proteins:
- the rpsO gene encoding 30S ribosomal protein S15, producing the protein MTLQTDEKKSIIEKHKLHENDTGSPEVQVALLTNRIIYLTEHFKTHKKDHHGRRGLLKIVSQRRRLLNYLKEKDIERYRKLIAELGIRK; encoded by the coding sequence ATGACCCTGCAGACCGACGAGAAGAAAAGTATTATCGAGAAACATAAACTACACGAGAATGATACCGGCTCACCCGAGGTGCAAGTCGCTCTGTTGACTAACAGGATCATCTACTTGACCGAGCATTTTAAGACTCACAAGAAGGATCACCACGGTCGCAGAGGGCTGCTCAAGATCGTTAGCCAGCGTCGCCGGCTTTTGAACTACCTCAAAGAGAAGGATATCGAACGCTATCGCAAGCTCATTGCCGAGCTTGGAATCCGTAAATAG